The Amycolatopsis sp. QT-25 genomic sequence AGCGTGACACCGGCGTCGAGCGCGGCGTGGATCGTGGCGAGCGCGCGGTCGCGGTCCGGCCGGCCCTCGATCGACAGCGGCATCGCGCCCAGTCCGATCGCGCCGACCTCGACGTTTCCGATGCGGCGGTAATGCATGTGGTCAAGCCTTTCTGGCGGCTTCGACGGCTTCGCTGAGCCAATCGGTGGAGGTGGAGAAAGAGAAGCCGAGACCGGCCGCGCGTGAGGTGTCCAGGACGGCGTACCGGTCGAAGGAGAACGGCGAGGCGTCCCGCTCGACGGTCCGGAACCGGGGCTCGCCCGAAATCGCCCGGGCGATGTCCACGACGGAAAGCTCGCCGCGGGAACCGGCGTTGACCGGCCCCGTGAAGTCGGCGATCACCGCCCAGGCCAGGAAAGCCGCGATCTCACGCGCGTGGACGAACGTCGACGGCCGCGGTTCCGCGTGGATCGCCACGGCGTCCCCCGCGTCCAGCCGTTCGACGTAATGCCGCAGCCGACCGGTGAAATCGTCGCCCCCGAGGACGTGCGCGACCCGCACCGAAGCGAACGGCGTGTCTCCCACCGCGAAGACCGTCTCGGCCTGCCGCTTGCCTTCGCCGTAGTGTGCTTCGAGGAAATCCTCGTCGTGCCACGGAAGTCCGAAGTCGGGCGTCGAGCGGGAAATCAGCGCCTCGGTCATCGGGGTCTCCGCCCGGACCTGGTCGTAGACCTCGATCGTGGACGTCATCACGTACCGGCCCGCACGGAGGACGCGGCGCGCGATCGCCGCCTGGACCGGGGTGTAGCAGACCTGGTCCAGCACGACGTCGAAGGAACGCGAACCCAGCGCGGCCTTCAGCGCGGCTTCGTCGTCGCGGTCGGCGATCAGGTGGGCGACGCCGGAGGGCGCCGGAGTGGAGCCGCGGTTGAGCACGGTGACGTCCAGCCCCCGGTCGCGAAGCCGCTCGACCACCTCGCGGCCGAAGTACCGGCTCCCGCCCAGCACGAGCACTTTCTTCATGTCCACCAGTGTTATGGTGGTGATCCGGTCGGTTGAAGGGGATGACATGGGTGAATCGGCGGAATTGCTGAAAGAACCTCGGCCGCATCGTGGTTTCACCGAAAGCTCACTGGATGTGATCGACAGGCGACTCCTCGAACTTCTTCAGGAGGAAGGCCGCATCACCTTGAGCGAGCTCGGGCGGCGTGTCTCGCTGAGCCCCGCCGCTGTCGGCGAGCGCGTCAAACGGCTCGAAGCCGACGGCACGATCACCGGCTACGCGGCGCTCGTCTCGCCGTCCGGGGTCGGCCTCGGACTGCGGGCGTTCGTGCGGATGGCGCCGCACAGCGGTTTCACCGTCCGGCATCCGCGCACCCGGAAGATCATGGACCGGCCGGAAGTCCTCGAACTGCACCACGTGGTGGGGGAGGACTGCTGGATCCTCAAGATCGCCGTGCGCGACACCGATCACCTGGAAGATCTGCTGGAGGATCTGTCCACGCTGGGCGCCACGACGACGTCGATCGTCATGTCCAGCCCGATCGAGCGGCGTGTGTTGCTGCCCTTGTGATCCGGCACAAGGGGCGGCGCCCCACCCTGGTCGTTCCACCGGTTTCGCTCGCCGGTTTGTGACGCATGATGGCACGCCTCACATACCGACGAGTAACCGGAAGAAGGGATGCGGGCTCGGGTCACCACTGCGGTGCCGCGAAGACCAAAGGATCCTCACCACGCTTGTCGCGGCTTTGACGTTCACGATCACCGTCCCTGGCACGACCGACATCGTGGTGCAGGACCGCTGCGGCGCGGACGTTGCCGGGCAGCTGAGCCTGGCGATCGATCCGAACGTGACGAGCCTGATCCTCCAGGCGCTCGACCCGGAAGGCGCTCCCGCGCCGAAGTGCGTGCCGTTCTTAGCGCCACTGTCACACGCTGTAGGTCTCAGGGCCGGGTCGCGTGCACCACGAACACCGACCGGGTCCGGTCCGGCGTTTCGACGTCGAGGCGTTTCACGGTCACCTCGGTGAAACCCGCTTCGGAGGCCAGTTCCGCCGCCTCGTCCTCGGTTTCCGGCAGCGTCAGATCGGTGGGGACGATGGCGGCGAACGCCTCCGACGGCCGGAACGCCGACGCGAGCGGCAGGCTGAAACCCACCCTGCCGCCCGGGCGCAGCGCCCGCAGCCAGTCGCGGAGCGCGGCCGCGCCGAGGAAGTGCAGCGAAGACGCGCACAGCACGGCGTCCGCGCCTTCGTCCTCCACCGGCGACGGAACCGCCGATGCGACCTGCCAGGTGATGAGCCCGCCGGGATCGTGCGTGGCCGCCTTCGACTCGGCCTGGGCGATCATGCCCGGCGAGATGTCGATCGCGAGCACTTCACTCGGCTCCAGGCGCAGCGCGGCGAACGCGGCCACGCCCGTACCGGTCGCGACGTCGAGAACTCGCCCGGGCGCCACAAGGCCGAGGCCATCGACGAGCGCGTCGGCGACGAGGCCGTGAAAGCCGTCTTCGTCGTAGTGCGCGGCGATGCCGTCGAACAACCCGGCCGCGAGCTCCTCGCTCACGACGGCGACCTTGTCCGGGAGGCGGCGCCTGCCGGCGAAACCCAGGTCGACGCGGTGATACCAGCACAGTTCCGGGTCACCTTCGAGCCAGCACAGCAGGACGTCGACGCCGTCGAGTTCGGCGGGGAAGTCGATCAGGAGCGGAGCGAACCCCTTCAGCTCCGCGCCCGTCCGCTGGACGGTCGTCATCAGATCGTCCAACCTGGCCTGCGCGGCCTTCCACTCCGGCATCCCGCCGAGCGCGGTCTCCCGGCCGCCGGGACGCAGGGACGCGGCGAGTTCGGCCGCGTCGGCGCGAAGCCGGACCAGCTCGTCGAGCACGGGGCGTAGCCGGACGAGCTCGGCGCGGGCTTCGGGAACGGTGAACAGACCCATGCGCCGATGGTCCCAGCCCGTTCAGCGGCGCCGCCGGGCGAGTCTCGACGCGAGGCCCGCGCCGATCAGGAGGAAGCCCGTCGCGAGCAGTCCGCCGATGAAGAGCCAGCTCGTGACGCCGTGGGTGACGTCGTTCCGCGGCAGGTACTTCACCAGCCGGAAGCCCCATTCCGGGACCGCGATGGTCGCCACGCCGGGCGCGACGCCCCAGACGAGACCGCCGAGGATCGGTCCGGTCGCCGACAATGCGCCGAGCAGCCCGACCGCCAACAGCAGGAGGCCGCCGCCTGCGAGCAGGCCGATGCTCAAGACGTCACGCTGGTTGCCGAGCGTCGCCTGGACGAGCATCTGCTGCCGCAGGCCGCCCCAGGACAACAGGCCGAGCGCGACCGGCGTCAGGATGAGACCGCCCGCGCCGCTGAGGACGCGACGCACGCCTCTGCCCGCGCACGGGTCTTCGGCGCCCAGGTCGTCGTCGAAGGGCGGCTCGTACGGTTCGTACGACTCGACGTCCTCGTACGGCCTCCGCGGGTCTCGCGGGTTTCCGGGGTGCTCGTACTCGCCGTACTCCTGGTAGTCCTCGTCGTCGTACTCCGCGACGTACCGGTGCGATGACATGGCGGGTCACCTCCCTTACCCGCACTACGGAGGTCAGCCCCCTTCGGTTCACTTCGATCTCCGCGGCGCGCGTTCAGCCCGCTAAACGCGATTCGAGCGGCGCCGCGCGAGGGTGCCGACCAAACCGGCCCCGACGAGCAGGAATCCACTCGCGAACAGGGCGCCCATCACGAGCCACGTCACCAAGCCCGTCCCGAGGCTCGCCCCGGTCATGTCGTAGGTGAGGCTCATGATGTCCTGCGGGCTCAGCAGGAACGTCAGCCCCGGCAGCACGCCCCACATCAATCCGCCCACTACGGGCCCGATCCCGGACAGCACCCCGAGGAGCGCGACGCCGAGCAGGAGCACACCGCCGAGGGCCAGCAAGAACAGGTCGAGCGGGTCTTCACCGACGGACAGATACTGCGAGAAGCCGCGCTGCAGCTCTGAACCGCCGTAGATCACCAGGCCGAGAGCGACAGGTGTCAGCAGCACTCCGCCGAGCGCGCTGAGCACGCGCGGCACGGCCCGGCTCGCTTGCCTAGGCTGAGCGCCGTAAGGCTCCGGGGCCTGAGGCTGTTCGTACGAGGGCACGGCGTAGGGGTTGTTCGTCATGGGACCGCCCTTTCCGGTGGGCCGGCGGAGGAGTGCTGTTCGATGATGTCGCGGCCCGCGCGGCTCCGTGACGGTCGGATGGCCGTCGCCCGACCGGTGACGTCGGTCACAACGGCCTCGTGGAGACTTGATACCGCCCACTACCGGAACCATCCAGGACCGTTAAGCAGTACGCTTGTACCGCTACCGGAGAGACTGAAGAAGAACGCGAAGATCCGCGGAAGGAGCACCGCTGCTCATGGCCAAGATCAAGGTCCAGGGCACCGTCGTCGAGCTCGACGGCGATGAGATGACCCGCATCATTTGGCAGTTCATCAAGGACAGGCTGATCCACCCGTACCTTGACGTGAACCTGGAGTACTACGACCTGGGTATCGAGGAGCGAGACCGCACCGACGACCAGGTCACCGTCGACTCGGCCAACGCGATCAAGAAGCACGGCGTCGGCGTCAAGTGCGCCACGATCACGCCGGACGAGGCGCGCGTCGAAGAGTTCGGCCTGAAGAAGATGTGGCTCTCGCCCAACGGCACGATCCGCAACATCCTCGGCGGCGTGATCTTCCGCGAGCCGATCGTCATCCAGAACATCCCGCGGCTGGTGCCCGGCTGGACCAAGCCGATCATCATCGGCCGTCACGCGCACGGTGACCAGTACAAGGCGACCAACTTCAAGGTCCCCGGCCCCGGCACGCTGACCATCAGCTACACCCCGGACGACGGCTCCGAGCCGATGGAGTTCGAGGTCGCGAAGTTCCCCGAGGGCGGCGGCGTCGCCATGGGGATGTACAACTACCGCAAGTCCATCGAGGACTTCGCGCGCGCCTCGCTGCAGTACGGCCTCGACCGTGAGTACCCGGTCTACATGTCGACCAAGAACACCATCCTCAAGGCCTACGACGGCATGTTCAAGGACGTGTTCGAGGAGATCTACCAGGCCGAGTTCAAGGCCGACTTCGACGCCAAGGGCATCTCCTACGAGCACCGCCTCATCGACGACATGGTCGCCGCGGCGATGAAGTGGGAGGGCGGCTACGTCTGGGCCTGCAAGAACTACGACGGTGACGTCCAGTCCGACACCGTCGCGCAGGGCTTCGGGTCGCTGGGCCTGATGACGTCGGTGCTGCGCACCCCGGACGGCAAGACCGTCGAGGCCGAGGCCGCGCACGGCACCGTGACCCGGCACTACCGCCAGCACCAGCAGGGCAAGCCGACCTCGACCAACCCGATCGCGTCCATCTACGCGTGGACCAGGGGCCTCGAGCACCGCGGCAAGCTGGACTCGAACCCGGAGCTGATCGGGTTCGCGAACAAGCTGGAGCAGGTCGTCGTCGAGACCGTCGAGAGCGGCAAGATGACCAAGGACCTCGCGCTGCTGATCAGCAAGGACCAGGCATTCCAGACCACCGAGGAGTTCCTCGCGACGCTGGACGCCAACCTGGCCGAGAAGATCGCCCAGGGCTGAGTCTTTCGTCAAGTACGTGAAGGCCCCCTTCCCTCGCCGGAAGGGGGCCTTCACGTACTTGTGACGGTGGGTAGTACGCCCGCCGGCCCGTTGGCGCCTCCGGGTGGTTGGCAATTCTGGAGCTGGGCGGCCGCCCCGGCTTCTGCCACTCTGGACCGGACGGAAAACGATTCCCTTGTTCGAGGAGTGACCATCATGGCCATCTCGAAACCGGTCCTGTTCGTCGGTGGCGGACTGGCGCTGCTCGTCGTCGTCGCCATCTCGGGACAGGACAGGGAGTCCAGCGCGTCGAGCCCGACCGGGTGCCAGGTGGTGGTGACGGCCGACGTGCTCAACGCGCGCGACGCCCCCGCTGGGCAGAAGATCGTCGGCAAGTACGTGAAGGACGCGAAGATCGACGCGCTGCCGGTGGTGGAGAACGGCTTCCGCAAGGTCGCCGAGGGCAAATGGGTCTCCGC encodes the following:
- a CDS encoding NAD-dependent epimerase/dehydratase family protein → MKKVLVLGGSRYFGREVVERLRDRGLDVTVLNRGSTPAPSGVAHLIADRDDEAALKAALGSRSFDVVLDQVCYTPVQAAIARRVLRAGRYVMTSTIEVYDQVRAETPMTEALISRSTPDFGLPWHDEDFLEAHYGEGKRQAETVFAVGDTPFASVRVAHVLGGDDFTGRLRHYVERLDAGDAVAIHAEPRPSTFVHAREIAAFLAWAVIADFTGPVNAGSRGELSVVDIARAISGEPRFRTVERDASPFSFDRYAVLDTSRAAGLGFSFSTSTDWLSEAVEAARKA
- a CDS encoding Lrp/AsnC family transcriptional regulator, whose amino-acid sequence is MGESAELLKEPRPHRGFTESSLDVIDRRLLELLQEEGRITLSELGRRVSLSPAAVGERVKRLEADGTITGYAALVSPSGVGLGLRAFVRMAPHSGFTVRHPRTRKIMDRPEVLELHHVVGEDCWILKIAVRDTDHLEDLLEDLSTLGATTTSIVMSSPIERRVLLPL
- a CDS encoding DUF2203 family protein, whose protein sequence is MGLFTVPEARAELVRLRPVLDELVRLRADAAELAASLRPGGRETALGGMPEWKAAQARLDDLMTTVQRTGAELKGFAPLLIDFPAELDGVDVLLCWLEGDPELCWYHRVDLGFAGRRRLPDKVAVVSEELAAGLFDGIAAHYDEDGFHGLVADALVDGLGLVAPGRVLDVATGTGVAAFAALRLEPSEVLAIDISPGMIAQAESKAATHDPGGLITWQVASAVPSPVEDEGADAVLCASSLHFLGAAALRDWLRALRPGGRVGFSLPLASAFRPSEAFAAIVPTDLTLPETEDEAAELASEAGFTEVTVKRLDVETPDRTRSVFVVHATRP
- a CDS encoding NADP-dependent isocitrate dehydrogenase — protein: MAKIKVQGTVVELDGDEMTRIIWQFIKDRLIHPYLDVNLEYYDLGIEERDRTDDQVTVDSANAIKKHGVGVKCATITPDEARVEEFGLKKMWLSPNGTIRNILGGVIFREPIVIQNIPRLVPGWTKPIIIGRHAHGDQYKATNFKVPGPGTLTISYTPDDGSEPMEFEVAKFPEGGGVAMGMYNYRKSIEDFARASLQYGLDREYPVYMSTKNTILKAYDGMFKDVFEEIYQAEFKADFDAKGISYEHRLIDDMVAAAMKWEGGYVWACKNYDGDVQSDTVAQGFGSLGLMTSVLRTPDGKTVEAEAAHGTVTRHYRQHQQGKPTSTNPIASIYAWTRGLEHRGKLDSNPELIGFANKLEQVVVETVESGKMTKDLALLISKDQAFQTTEEFLATLDANLAEKIAQG
- a CDS encoding SH3 domain-containing protein is translated as MAISKPVLFVGGGLALLVVVAISGQDRESSASSPTGCQVVVTADVLNARDAPAGQKIVGKYVKDAKIDALPVVENGFRKVAEGKWVSAEFVTPVQGAQCGP